A single window of Nakaseomyces glabratus chromosome G, complete sequence DNA harbors:
- the SEC23 gene encoding GTPase-activating protein SEC23 (CAGL0G09911g~Ortholog(s) have GTPase activator activity, role in macroautophagy, regulation of COPII vesicle coating and COPII vesicle coat, endoplasmic reticulum localization), whose product MDFDTNEDLNGVRFAWNVFPSSKTDAMQNVVPLGCMYTPLKEIEGLNVVDYNPVVCAGPHCKAILNPYCMIDPRSNSWTCSICKSRNHLPTQYHNLSQENIPIELQQTTVEYLTTKPVQVPPIFLFVVDITTEPDNLQALKESITASLSLLPANALIGLITYGKVVQLHDFSNDTIARCNVFKGDKDYQLEPLVEMLTGQKMTGSIPNTQVTPFSLNRFFLPLEQIEFRFIQVLESLSQDEWSVKPGERPLRATGSALNIASLLLQGCYKNNAARIIVFSSGPDTINPGLIVDLELKNPIRSHHDIDSGNAVHYKKAMKYYNTLADRISENGHTVDLFSGCYDQIGMSEMRKLTDRTGGVLLLTDSFSTAIFKQSYLRLFAKDEDDYMKMSFSAKFQVKSSKELKVQGLIGHASAVKKTSATNISDTTIGIGGTSTWTMGSLLPQHTYAVFFDIASNGPTPVTGDNQQLAYIQFITNYQHSSGTIRTRVTTVANQLQSFGSPLIAASFDQEAAAVLISRIAVHKAETEEGPDVIKWIDRTLIKLCQKYADYNKNDPSSFRLAGNFSLFPQFMYYLRRSQFLSVFNNSPDETAFYRHIFTREDTTNSLIMIQPTLTSFSMESEPEPVLLDSLSVKADTILLLDTFFYILIYHGETIAQWRKAGYQDDPQYADFKELLEEPKLEAAELLVDRFPLPRFIDTEAGGSQARFLLSKLNPSDSYQNMNSAGATIVLTDDISLQNFMLHLQQSVVNTQK is encoded by the coding sequence ATGGATTTTGACACCAATGAGGACCTTAACGGTGTTCGTTTTGCTTGGAACGTGTTCCCATCATCCAAAACTGATGCCATGCAAAATGTCGTACCATTGGGTTGTATGTACACACCATTGAAAGAGATTGAGGGTCTGAATGTTGTTGATTATAACCCTGTGGTTTGTGCTGGCCCACACTGTAAAGCTATTTTGAACCCTTACTGTATGATTGATCCGAGAAGCAACTCTTGGACATGTTCGATATGTAAATCAAGAAATCATTTGCCTACACAATACCATAACTTGAGTCAAGAAAACATCCCAATTGAGTTACAACAAACAACAGTTGAATACTTGACTACAAAGCCTGTTCAAGTACCACctattttcctttttgttgttgatattaCTACTGAGCCCGATAACTTGCAGGCCCTAAAGGAATCGATCACCGCTTCGTTATCTTTATTACCAGCAAATGCATTAATTGGTTTAATTACTTATGGTAAAGTAGTACAACTTCATGATTTCTCGAACGATACCATTGCTAGATGTAATGTTTTCAAAGGTGACAAGGATTACCAGTTAGAACCGTTAGTTGAAATGTTGACAGGTCAAAAGATGACTGGGTCGATACCAAACACTCAAGTAACTCCATTTTCACTAAACAGATTCTTTCTACCTTTGGAACAGATTGAGTTTAGATTCATTCAGGTTCTTGAAAGTCTAAGTCAGGATGAGTGGTCAGTTAAGCCGGGTGAAAGACCATTAAGAGCAACCGGTTCGGCATTAAACATCGCATCTTTGCTTCTACAAGGTTGCTATAAGAATAATGCAGCAAGAATAATCGTATTCTCTTCTGGGCCTGATACCATCAACCCGGGGTTGATTGTCGATTTAGAGCTAAAGAATCCTATCAGATCACATCACGATATCGATTCAGGTAATGCAGTACACTATAAGAAGGCAATGAAATACTATAATACCTTAGCTGATAGAATTAGTGAAAATGGCCATACTGTTGACTTGTTCTCAGGTTGTTATGATCAAATTGGTATGTCTGAGATGAGAAAACTAACTGATCGTACCGGTGGTGTTTTGTTATTGACTGACTCATTTTCAACAGCAATTTTTAAGCAGTCATATTTAAGACTATTTGCaaaggatgaagatgattaCATGAAAATGAGTTTCAGTGCAAAGTTCCAGGTTAAGTCCAGTAAAGAACTGAAAGTACAAGGTCTGATTGGCCACGCCTCAGCTGTCAAGAAAACAAGTGCCACCAATATTAGTGATACAACCATCGGTATCGGAGGAACTTCTACATGGACAATGGGATCTCTATTACCTCAACACACATATGCAgtattttttgatatagCTAGCAATGGGCCAACACCAGTGACTGGCGATAATCAGCAACTGGCttatattcaatttattaCAAACTACCAACACTCTTCAGGAACAATAAGGACCAGAGTTACAACTGTTGCAAATCAATTACAATCATTTGGCTCGCCATTAATTGCAGCTTCGTTCGATCAAGAAGCAGCTGCAGTCTTGATATCCAGAATAGCCGTTCATAAAGCAGAAACTGAGGAGGGACCTGATGTGATCAAATGGATTGATCGTACTTTAATCAAATTATGTCAAAAGTATGCTGactataataaaaatgacCCTAGCTCCTTCAGGCTAGCAGGTAATTTTTCGCTTTTCCCTCAATTTATGTACTACCTGAGGAGATCTCAATTTTTGAGTGTGTTCAATAATTCTCCTGATGAGACAGCATTTTATAGACACATTTTCACAAGAGAGGATACGACCAATTCATTAATCATGATTCAGCCAACGTTGACAAGCTTCTCAATGGAATCAGAACCGGAGCCTGTGTTGTTAGATTCGCTATCTGTTAAAGCAGACACTATATTACTTTTGGATACCTTCTTTTACATTTTAATATACCATGGTGAAACAATTGCTCAGTGGAGAAAAGCAGGCTATCAAGATGACCCTCAGTATGCTGATTTCAAAGAGCTTTTGGAAGAGCCTAAGCTTGAAGCAGCAGAGCTTCTGGTTGATAGATTTCCATTGCCAAGATTCATTGATACAGAAGCTGGTGGTTCTCAAGCAAGATTTTTATTGTCGAAGTTGAATCCATCAGACAGTTATCAAAATATGAACTCAGCTGGTGCTACTATTGTTTTGACTGACGATATATCTTTACAAAACTTTATGTTGCATTTACAGCAATCTGTTGTAAATACCCAGAAATGA
- the SMX3 gene encoding mRNA splicing protein SMX3 (CAGL0G09933g~Ortholog(s) have role in mRNA splicing, via spliceosome and U1 snRNP, U2 snRNP, U4/U6 x U5 tri-snRNP complex, U5 snRNP, cytosol, post-mRNA release spliceosomal complex localization): MSDFTPINPKPFLKDLVDKPIVVTLKFNKTQYRGVLVSTDNYFNLQLRDAQEYVAGELKGTLGELFIRCNNVLYIGEDLSKEDTNA, encoded by the coding sequence ATGAGTGATTTTACACCAATCAACCCCAAACCATTTCTGAAAGATTTGGTGGATAAGCCTATTGTAGTAACGTTAAAATTTAACAAGACCCAATATCGTGGTGTGCTTGTTTCTACAGAcaattatttcaatttacAGCTTCGAGATGCCCAGGAGTATGTGGCTGGTGAACTCAAAGGCACATTAGGTGAATTGTTCATTCGTTGTAATAACGTACTATACATAGGTGAAGATCTGTCAAAGGAAGATACCAATGCATGA
- the DPM1 gene encoding dolichyl-phosphate beta-D-mannosyltransferase (CAGL0G09955g~Ortholog(s) have dolichyl-phosphate beta-D-mannosyltransferase activity) produces MSIENSVIVPAYHEKLNIKPLTTRLFAALGNEGSKITELIFVDDNSQDGSVEEVEALHKQGYNVRIIVRTDERGLSSAVLKGFHEAKGEYLICMDADLQHPPESVPSLFDSLRKHPFVLGTRYAPGVGIDKDWPLHRRVISSTARMMARPLTTASDPMSGFFGLQKKYLTKANPQDINSQGFKIALELLAKLPLPANEPIGEIPFSFGVRVEGESKLSGKVIIQYLEQLKELYVFKYGANTLIAVFAIAVLLALYILLKLRSLLF; encoded by the coding sequence atgtcTATTGAAAACTCTGTTATTGTTCCAGCATACCATGAGAAGCTAAACATCAAGCCATTGACCACCAGACTATTTGCTGCTTTAGGCAACGAGGGCTCTAAGATCACTGAGTTGATCTTTGTCGATGACAACTCTCAGGACGGTTCcgttgaagaagttgaagctCTACATAAGCAAGGTTACAATGTCAGAATCATTGTCAGAACTGATGAACGTGGTCTATCCAGTGCTGTGCTAAAGGGGTTCCACGAAGCTAAGGGTGAGTACTTGATTTGTATGGATGCTGATTTGCAACATCCACCAGAGAGTGTCCCAAGCTTGTTCGACTCCTTGAGAAAGCACCCATTCGTGCTAGGTACCAGATACGCTCCAGGTGTCGGCATTGACAAGGACTGGCCATTGCACCGTCGTGTTATCTCCTCCACCGCTAGAATGATGGCCAGACCATTGACTACCGCTTCTGACCCAATGAGTGGTTTCTTCGGCCTGCAAAAGAAGTACTTGACTAAGGCCAACCCCCAGGATATCAACTCCCAAGGTTTCAAGATTGCCCTAGAGCTATTGGCCAAGCTGCCTCTTCCAGCCAACGAGCCAATTGGCGAGATCCCATTCTCCTTCGGTGTCAGAGTCGAAGGTGAGTCCAAACTGAGCGGCAAAGTTATCATCCAGTACCTCgaacaattgaaagaattgtaCGTTTTCAAGTACGGTGCCAACACTTTGATCGCAGTCTTCGCCATCGCAGTGCTACTGGCTCTTTACATCCTACTGAAACTACGCTCCTTACTATTCTAA
- the GDB1 gene encoding bifunctional 4-alpha-glucanotransferase/amylo-alpha-1,6-glucosidase (CAGL0G09977g~Ortholog(s) have 4-alpha-glucanotransferase activity, amylo-alpha-1,6-glucosidase activity, role in glycogen catabolic process and mitochondrion localization), with product MSAHRTLLLRLSDSGEPVTSCSYGQGVLTLPSLPLPQGKKLGDMPVYTVKLAIPAGSPVTRDGLIWTNCPPDFSTQFDREKFYKKIIKTSFHEDDHIDLDIYVPGTYCFYLSFKNDKDELETTRKFYFVVLPILSVNDKFIPLNSIAMQSVVSKWMGPTIKDWEKVFARVASKKYNMIHFTPLQHRGESNSPYSIYDQLEFDPTVFKSEKEVADMVERLRTEHNILSLTDIVFNHTANNSQWLLDHPEAGYNHKTSPHLISAIELDKKLLDFSEQMEALGYPVDLKTVDDLIKVMDGIKEHVIGELKLWEFYVVDVKQTVSELREKWGNSKSWSDDNIPSKDDSTNLAQFVRDNATEPGFGSLGERGSNKINIDKFAAILKKLHSEDYNNGIEELATKILNDINLPFYKEYDDDINEVLEQLFNRIKYLRIDDHGPKQGPITKKLPLSEPYFTRFKAKDGEEYALANNGWIWDGNPLVDFASSQSKAYLRREVIVWGDCVKLRYGKGPSDSPYLWERMSKYVEMNARIFNGFRIDNCHSTPLHVGQYFLDVARRVNPNLYVVAELFSGSEAMDCLFVERLGISSLIREAMQAWSEEELSRLVHRHGGRPIGSYKFVPLDDFPYPADVKIDEEYCAYNPDDHSVKCVSEIMIPKTLTATPPHALFMDCTHDNETPNQKRTVEDTLPNAALVAFCSSAIGSVYGYDEVFPQLLDLVQEKRTYSCAENTGISKVKTLLNNMREEIASEAVDIEDSEMHVHHDGQYITFHRTNAKNGKGWYLVARTKFHSSGDQMLPRIKLSQTKATFKAAFSLERTGDAPISDEIIEGIPTKLRELTGFDIGFDENTKETSILLPQDFPQGSIVIFETQQLGIDDSLDHFIRSGAIKATEKLSLESINYVLYRAEQEEYDYSEGRSGAYDIPDYGKPVYCGLQGWVSILRKIIFYNDLAHPLSNNLRNGHWAVDYVVNRLDLYKDKEGVAEVQEWLRSRMERIKQLPSYLVPSFFALVVGIMYGCCRLRAMQLMSDNVGKSTVFVQSLAMTSIQMVSAMKSTSILPDQNIAAMAAGLPHFSTNYMRCWGRDVFISLRGLLLTTGRYEEAKEHILAFAKTLKHGLIPNLLDAGRNPRYNARDAAWFFVQAIQDYVTIVPGGVSLLQEKVTRRFPLDDEYIPYDDPKAFSYSSTIEEIIYEILNRHAGGIKYREANAGPNLDRVMKDEGFNVEVNVDWETGLIHGGSQFNCGTWMDKMGESEKANSVGVPGTPRDGAAVEINGLLKSCLRFVLQLSKDGKFKYTEVTKPDGSKISLSSWNDLLQENFERCFYVPKNKEDDNKFEIDATIINRRGIYKDLYRSGKPYEDYQFRPNFTIAMVVAPELFTPDYAAGAIELADQVLRGPVGMRTLDPSDYNYRPYYNNGEDSDDFATSKGRNYHQGPEWVWCYGYFIRAYHYFNFLTNPKCQVEGSAKKLKPSSYLYRKLYSRLLKHREWIENSPWAGLAELTNKDGEVCNDSSPTQAWSTGCLLDLFYDLWISYEE from the coding sequence ATGAGCGCACACAGGACTTTACTGTTGCGGTTGTCTGATAGCGGTGAGCCAGTCACCAGTTGTTCTTACGGACAAGGTGTGTTGACGCTGCCATCGCTGCCACTGCCACAAGGTAAGAAGCTCGGTGATATGCCGGTGTACACCGTGAAACTGGCTATTCCAGCGGGCTCGCCAGTGACCCGTGACGGTCTTATCTGGACCAATTGTCCACCGGACTTCTCGACCCAGTTCGATAGAGAGAAGTTCTACAAGAAGATCATCAAGACCAGCTTCCACGAGGACGACCATATCGACCTCGACATCTACGTGCCTGGTACTTACTGCTTTTACTTGTCCTTCAAGAACGACAAAGACGAGCTGGAAACCACAAGGAAGTTCTACTTCGTAGTGCTCCCAATCTTGTCCGTGAACGATAAATTCATCCCATTGAACTCAATTGCAATGCAGAGTGTCGTCTCCAAATGGATGGGACCTACTATAAAGGACTGGGAAAAAGTATTCGCAAGAGTCGCAAGCAAGAAATACAACATGATACATTTTACCCCATTGCAACATAGAGGTGAGTCAAACTCACCATATTCCATATACGACCAATTAGAATTCGACCCCACAGTATTCAAAAGCGAAAAAGAAGTTGCCGATATGGTGGAACGTCTGAGAACTGAACACAACATTCTGTCGTTGACTGATATAGTCTTCAACCATACCGCGAACAACTCTCAGTGGCTTCTAGATCACCCAGAAGCTGGTTACAACCACAAGACTTCACCTCATCTAATCAGCGCTATCGAACTAGACAAGAAATTGCTAGATTTTAGCGAACAAATGGAGGCCTTAGGCTATCCAGTTGATCTGAAGACTGTTGACGACTTAATAAAAGTAATGGATGGTATCAAAGAACATGTGATTGGAGAATTGAAATTGTGGGAATTCTATGTAGTCGACGTGAAACAAACTGTTTCTGAACTCCGTGAAAAATGGGGCAATTCGAAGTCATGGTCTGATGACAATATTCCTAGCAAGGATGATTCCACAAACTTAGCTCAATTCGTAAGAGATAACGCTACTGAGCCAGGTTTTGGATCGCTGGGTGAAAGAGGTTCAAACAAAATTAACATAGATAAATTTGCAGCTATTTTAAAAAAGTTACACTCTGAAGATTACAATAATGGTATCGAAGAGTTGGCCACTAAGATCCTTAATGACATCAATTTGCCATTTTACAAAGAGTACGACGACGATATAAATGAAGTGTTGGAACAATTATTCAACAGAATCAAGTATTTGAGAATTGATGACCATGGCCCAAAACAAGGCCCAATTACGAAAAAGTTGCCATTATCAGAACCATATTTCACTAGATTCAAAGCTAAAGATGGTGAAGAATATGCCTTAGCAAACAACGGTTGGATATGGGATGGTAACCCGCTAGTTGACTTTGCCTCGTCTCAATCAAAGGCTTACTTAAGAAGAGAAGTTATTGTGTGGGGTGATTGTGTAAAGTTAAGATATGGTAAAGGTCCATCTGATTCTCCATATCTATGGGAAAGAATGAGTAAGTATGTTGAAATGAACGCAAGAATTTTTAATGGTTTCAGAATCGATAATTGTCACTCCACACCTTTACATGTTGGACAGTATTTCCTAGATGTTGCTAGAAGGGTAAACCCTAACTTATACGTGGTTGCAGAGTTATTCTCCGGCTCCGAGGCAATGGATTGCTTGTTTGTCGAACGTTTAGGTATTTCATCGCTAATCAGAGAAGCAATGCAAGCTTGgtcagaagaagaattatCTCGTCTAGTACACAGGCATGGTGGTAGACCAATTGGATCTTACAAATTTGTTCCATTAGATGATTTCCCATATCCAGCTGATGTGAAAATAGACGAAGAGTATTGTGCCTACAACCCGGATGATCACTCTGTTAAATGTGTGTCAGAAATTATGATACCAAAGACTCTAACGGCAACTCCACCTCACGCGCTCTTTATGGATTGCACTCATGACAATGAAACACCAAATCAAAAAAGGACCGTGGAGGACACACTTCCAAATGCTGCCTTGGTTGCATTCTGTTCTTCTGCCATTGGCTCTGTATATGGATACGATGAAGTGTTCCCACAGTTGCTAGATTTGGTTCAGGAAAAGAGAACATATTCTTGCGCTGAAAACACTGGTATTAGTAAAGTTAAAACTTTGTTGAACAATATGAGGGAAGAGATTGCATCAGAGGCCGTAGATATCGAAGACTCGGAAATGCATGTTCATCACGATGGTCAATACATTACATTCCATCGTACTAATGCCAAAAATGGTAAGGGTTGGTATTTAGTGGCTAGAACCAAATTCCATTCGTCTGGAGACCAAATGTTGCCAAGAATCAAGTTAAGTCAAACTAAGGCTACTTTCAAAGCTGCATTTTCACTGGAAAGAACAGGGGATGCACCAATATCAGACGAAATAATTGAGGGTATTCCAACCAAGTTAAGGGAATTGACTGGATTTGACATTGGTTTCGATGAGAACACCAAAGAAACCAGTATTCTATTGCCCCAAGATTTCCCCCAGGGCTCAATTGTCATATTTGAAACCCAGCAACTTGGTATTGATGACTCCTTAGACCACTTTATCAGATCTGGGGCTATCAAGGCTACGGAAAAGCTTTCCTTGGAATCCATCAATTACGTTTTGTATCGTGCTGAACAAGAGGAATATGACTACAGTGAAGGAAGGTCTGGTGCTTATGACATTCCTGATTATGGTAAACCTGTTTATTGTGGTTTACAAGGTTGGGTAAGCATATTACGTAAAATTATCTTTTACAATGATCTAGCTCATCCTTTGAGTAACAACTTGCGTAACGGCCATTGGGCTGTAGATTACGTCGTCAACAGATTGGATTTATACAAAGACAAGGAAGGTGTTGCTGAAGTTCAAGAATGGTTGAGAAGTAGAATGGAAAGGATCAAGCAATTGCCAAGCTATCTTGTTCCAAGTTTCTTCGCTCTAGTTGTTGGTATTATGTATGGATGTTGCAGGTTACGTGCTATGCAGTTAATGTCAGATAATGTTGGCAAATCTACTGTCTTTGTTCAAAGTTTAGCCATGACTTCGATACAAATGGTATCTGCTATGAAGTCTACTTCAATTCTCCCTGATCAGAATATAGCCGCTATGGCTGCAGGTCTTCCACATTTCAGTACCAATTACATGAGATGCTGGGGTAGAGATGTGTTCATTTCTTTGAGAGGACTTTTATTAACTACAGGTCGATATGAAGAAGCGAAGGAGCACATTTTAGCATTTGCTAAGACTTTGAAGCATGGTTTGATTCCTAATCTTCTTGATGCTGGCAGAAATCCTAGATATAATGCACGTGATGCAGCATGGTTCTTTGTTCAGGCTATCCAAGATTATGTTACTATAGTCCCAGGAGGGGTATcacttcttcaagaaaaaGTCACTAGAAGATTCCCActtgatgatgaatataTACCATATGATGATCCAAAAGCATTTAGTTATTCGAGTACAATCGAAGAAATAATCTATGAAATATTGAATAGACATGCTGGCGGCATTAAATACAGAGAAGCCAATGCCGGTCCTAATTTGGATAGGGTTATGAAAGATGAAGGCTTCAATGTCGAAGTTAATGTAGATTGGGAAACTGGGCTAATTCATGGTGGTTCCCAATTTAACTGTGGTACTTGGATGGACAAAATGGGTGAAAGTGAAAAGGCTAACTCGGTCGGGGTTCCAGGTACACCAAGAGATGGAGCTGCCGTTGAAATTAATGGATTGTTGAAGAGTTGTTTGAGATTTGTTTTGCAATTAAGCAAAGATGGCAAATTCAAGTATACTGAGGTTACTAAACCTGATGGTTCTAAAATAtcactttcttcttggaaTGATTTACTGCAGGAGAACTTTGAAAGATGTTTCTATGTTCCTAAGAATAAGGAGGACGATAATaagtttgaaattgatgCAACTATTATAAACAGAAGAGGTATATATAAGGATTTGTACCGCTCTGGAAAACCATATGAAGATTACCAATTCAGACCAAACTTTACAATCGCTATGGTTGTCGCACCTGAATTATTTACTCCTGACTATGCAGCTGGTGCTATTGAGCTTGCAGATCAAGTTTTGAGAGGCCCAGTTGGTATGCGTACTTTGGACCCAAGTGATTACAACTACAGAccatattataataatgGTGAAGATAGTGATGACTTTGCTACTTCTAAGGGTAGAAATTACCACCAAGGTCCTGAATGGGTTTGGTGTTATGGGTACTTCATCAGAGCATATCATTATTTCAACTTTTTGACTAATCCCAAATGCCAGGTAGAAGGCAGTGCTAAAAAGCTAAAGCCTTCATCATACCTGTACAGAAAATTGTACTCGCGTCTGCTGAAGCATAGAGAATGGATTGAAAACAGCCCTTGGGCTGGTCTTGCTGAGTTAACAAACAAAGACGGTGAAGTTTGTAATGACTCAAGTCCAACACAAGCGTGGAGTACGGGCTGTCTACTGGATCTATTTTATGACCTCTGGATTTCCTATGAGGAATGA
- the ATG13 gene encoding serine/threonine protein kinase regulatory subunit ATG13 (CAGL0G09999g~Ortholog(s) have protein kinase regulator activity) — MSNGNDNQVIELIQNFFLKSAGLVTTVESNRYSLDDTSIEFDDEWFDMNIDVLHDLPPIIDKWTNFDGTQELPPLVIETFLDLHLLPSSYTVRLRDDESHLWAVSKGNKKSEIVLERWLIELDKESTSFKNHVQSGSGVSPEKLDQQLRLLFRYLFTLLQLLPSNDLMMALNNQSESHNTPIPVDIKTRILDGSQPILSKGRIGLSRPIISSYSNIINNSNIPAHLEQKKITPVWTKYGLLRISVSYRRDCQFIFQDLNEDNSPNTQITNQPAKTNEISISLSPRSKNDLNQISHPSWQKKFISSSKQFQPFIVGSVGSANTPNQNSSRNPSNSSVVGPHYHPQHRLSIGSSTSVSTQPNYEGTSVGSTSKFASSFNNLRRHSSVRYHESTEKLAKTDKNNYEDTDDLMEFVRLIEAKPELQPKKGLSGLQDKNLSGSILRYQKLRPSNDMLSEDLALSVSIDPIHGSQRRNSNSHSHSPVASFSPSGHFSSINSKLSQPHLAVRGSSSTVNSRRNSVDKVLASALSPIYGGDIPEYHTKSHNPVFNEVDDEEEGNDDLLVNKIPININKHKMSTSPRSIDSISNSLTRNRTPFRQPYQYSQPTTIATQAYAKMHRPTVRSSDAISEINSRKGDNFHQLINDNDEDDLVFFMSDMNLPRE; from the coding sequence ATGTCAAATGGGAATGACAATCAGGTTATTGAACTGATCCAGAATTTCTTCCTGAAATCAGCGGGTCTGGTCACAACAGTGGAAAGCAATCGATACTCTCTTGATGACACATCCATAGAATTCGATGACGAATGGTTTGATATGAATATTGATGTCTTACATGATTTACCACCAATAATAGATAAATGGACGAACTTCGATGGTACCCAGGAATTACCACCATTAGTGATAGAAACATTTTTAGATTTACATTTACTACCATCAAGTTATACAGTGCGTTTACGTGATGATGAGAGCCACTTATGGGCTGTATCAAAAGGAAACAAGAAATCAGAGATTGTACTAGAAAGATGGCTGATAGAACTGGATAAGGAATCTACTTCATTCAAAAATCACGTTCAGAGTGGTTCAGGTGTTTCTCCTGAGAAATTAGATCAACAGCTTAGATTACTCTTCCGATATTTATTTACGTTACTGCAACTCCTTCCTTCCAATGACTTAATGATGGCTTTAAATAATCAGTCAGAATCTCATAACACACCAATACCTGTAGATATCAAAACAAGAATACTAGATGGCTCTCAGCCTATATTATCGAAAGGAAGGATTGGATTGAGTAGACCAATTATTAGCTCCTACTCTAATATAATCAACAATAGCAATATCCCTGCACATttagaacaaaaaaaaataacgCCAGTGTGGACTAAGTATGGACTTCTTAGGATTTCAGTGTCATACAGAAGGGATTGCCAATTTATATTTCAAGACCTAAATGAAGATAACTCACCAAATACGCAAATCACAAATCAACCAGCAAAAACTAatgaaatatcaatatctttatcTCCCAGATCTAAAAATGATCTTAACCAAATATCACATCCTTCCTggcaaaagaaatttataTCATCCTCTAAGCAATTTCAGCCTTTTATTGTTGGTTCTGTTGGAAGTGCGAATACCCCAAATCAAAACTCAAGTCGTAACCCTTCAAACTCTTCTGTAGTAGGTCCTCATTATCATCCTCAACACAGATTAAGTATTGGATCATCTACTAGTGTTTCTACGCAACCCAATTATGAAGGTACTAGCGTCGGAAGTACATCAAAATTTGCCTCTTCCTTCAATAACTTGCGCCGCCACTCTAGTGTAAGATACCATGAAAGCACCGAAAAGTTGGCCAAGACAGACAAGAATAATTATGAGGATACAGACGATTTAATGGAATTTGTCCGACTCATAGAAGCAAAACCAGAACTGCAACCTAAAAAAGGGTTATCAGGTCTACAAGATAAGAATTTGTCTGGATCGATTTTAAGATATCAAAAACTAAGACCAAGTAATGATATGTTATCGGAGGATCTAGCTTTAAGTGTTTCCATTGATCCCATTCATGGAtcacaaagaagaaattcaaattcACACTCACATTCTCCTGTTGCATCCTTTTCCCCGTCTGGCCATTTTTCTTCGATTAATTCTAAATTGTCTCAACCACATTTGGCTGTCAGAGGAAGTAGTAGTACTGTCAATAGTAGAAGAAATTCGGTAGATAAAGTTCTCGCTAGTGCACTATCTCCAATCTATGGTGGGGATATTCCAGAATATCATACGAAGTCTCATAACCCTGTTTTTAATGAAGTTGACGATGAAGAGGAAGGAAACGATGATTTGTTGGTCAACAAAATACCaatcaatatcaataagCATAAAATGTCAACTTCACCACGTTCAATTGACAGTATCTCAAATTCGCTAACACGAAACAGAACTCCATTCAGACAACCATATCAATATTCACAACCTACTACTATTGCAACGCAGGCATATGCAAAAATGCACAGACCGACCGTTCGATCTTCTGATGCAATATCAGAGATCAATTCAAGAAAAGGCGATAATTTCCATCAACTGATTAATGATAACGACGAAGATGatttagtattttttatGAGTGATATGAATTTACCGAGGGAATAA